AGGTCTGCCTTCGCGTTGTTGCCGACGAGCTGCTGAACCTTGTAGTCCTTCAGGTCCACGATGGCCAGCGCCATCCCGCCGTCGGTGACCGAGACCGCGAGGTGGTAGCCGTCCGGGCTGAGCGAAGACGACATGATCTTGCGGTTGTTGACGACAAGCCGGCGCCCGATCGGATTGAGGTACTGGTCGGAGGACACGACCAGACCATTGTCTGTGCTCTGGCCTAGCTGGTCGGTTCCAAAGAAGTCGGTCGATGCCTGGGCGATGCCCCCGCCGGCGACGGCGAGAGCAGCGGCGCCGGCCGCGATGATGCGGGTCCGGCGGCCGGCGCGTACACCGAGAAGCCCGGGACGGGCCTCTTTAGTGACGCGTCGGCGCTGGCGCTGACGCGCATGAATTATCCCTTCGGAATGGAGAGTAGATCGGGGGGGATGTCGGGGGTCCGCAAACTGGCAGTATTCATTGACTGAAACTTCGCGAGCAGTCGTGGCTGCGCCCCGCAGATGTCTATCCATGCCGGTCCCCTTTGCTGGCCATGAGGTTGGCAGCAGCAGAGGAATCTAAAGATCTTGGATTGCCGTGGCGGGGCCGGCAATGGAACGTTTAAAGAACGCTCCCGGCCATGGTCCGCGGTGCGACCTGCCAGTCCACGTCGGGGCCTACCAGACCTCCGTCCCGAAGTTCGTCGACCTCGCCGTCCTCGACCACGAAGCTGGTCCGGCTGTCCTGCGCACCCGGCGCGACGACGGCTGCCGAGCTCGGCCAGTGGGACTTCCAGCTCGCGGTCGCGCCGATCCGCTTCGCCGGCACCTCAGGCAGCCCGGTCAACCCGATCGCTACATTCTGACGCGTTCAACACTTCCTCAGACCCCGGTACGGACCGAGCGCTGAGCAGTACCTCGCGAAGAACCTCGTTCGGATACCCGCTGCCACGGCAACAACCATCGTCGACCTGTCCCGGCCGGAGATGGTGTGACGTCGCGCCTGGCTGATCGCCATCAACCGGGCTACCGATAGTTCCGCACCGAAAGCGGTCAGCTGGCGCCATTAAACGGGGCTATTAGGATTAAAATGGCCCATTAAGCCAAGGACGAACCTTGACCATTCCGGGGCATCTGGTCAGGCAAATATCCCGGAGCCTTCCGGCACCACCCTCGGAGTGGAGTTGGAGTTCCCTGAAGGCCGGGTGGGGAGCCGTTCTTCACTGTCGCGATGGCTTTGCTTGACACTTCGCTTCGCGGGGTCATGGCGATGTCGGGAGCTAACAGGAAAATTGGTGTGGTCAGTCGAATTAGAAGGAGTGTCATGTTCTGCGTTCGACCGTCCATGCGCCCTGTGACTACCTAGCGTGGGGTGGACAGGGCCAGGGCGATTGGTGAGAGGATCTCAGGCCGTGGCCGGTGCGGCGGCAAAGGGGATCAGGGTGCGTTATCTCGTCTGCGGCGTGGCCGGGGTTCATCGGAAGTCAGGTGGCGGAGGCTTTGCCGCCGCGGGTTACTACGGTGATCGGGGTGGACTGGTTCATACCGAACTATCCACGCCGGATCAAGGAATGGAACCTTCGACGTCTCCGCGACGCCGCCAATTTCGCGTTCGTGGAGGCAGACCTGCCCACCGCGGCATGGTGCTGGCACTCAATGGACGCAACAGTTGGCTGCCCGGACAATCCTCGTGGCCCGCCACGTCACGTGTGTGGCCATTAGGGGCGACGGTAGGTCTACCTGGACTCGACACGAATCAAGATTGCCGTCTCCGGCCAGATGGAGTCGCATCTCCCGGCGTGTTTAGGCTCCGTCTCGCATCAGAGGTAGAAACGCATGCCGAAAAGAACACACGTAATGGATCGCGAAGCGTAGGTCTGGCATGACCACTCGCAGGACCAAGGTCGACGACACACTGCGCACGACCAGGCACCGCCATGAAACCTCGCGCCGCGCCCACAGGTCCGTGAGTCGCCGTGTCGGGGTGGGCCTACTCATCCTGTTGTCGACAGCACTCTTCATTGTCGGTGGTCTTGCGCTTGCCACCCTCCACAACTTTCAGAAGTTCGACCGCATCCAGAGATTCCCGGCGTTGCGTGAGATACCGGAGGCCGAACGGCCCAAGAAGCCGACGGGCGACAGCGCTGCCGACGCCGTCAACGTCCTGATCGCCGGAAGCGACGCTAGGACGCATGGAGTCAGGACGACCGGCGAAGGCAAGGGCGATGCGTGGAAGCGTCGTAGGCAGCGCGCCGACACTTTGATGCTCCTACACATCACCAGCGATCGCAAGTCTGTGCAAGTGATCTCGTTCCCTCGTGATTCATGGGTGACGATTCCTGGCCATGGTAAGAACAGGCTCAATGCTGCTTACTCCTTTGGCGGACCTCAGCTCTATGTCCGAACAATGGAACATCTCACCGGCCTGCGGATCGATCACGTGGCGGCAATAGACTGGGCAGGGTTCATGGCGCTAACGGACGCGCTAGGCGGCGTCGAGATGTCCTTTAAACACGACACCCGGCTGACGACCGGCAAGCAGTATGCTCCTGGTACGCATACACTCAGCGGCGAAGAGGCGCTCGCCTACGTGCGTGAGCGCCACCACGTGCCAGGTGGTGACTTCGGCCGTATCGATAGACAGCAGAACTTTCTTCGGACTCTGATGGGTAAAGTCCTGTCCAGCGGAACGCTCACGCATCCGATCATGCTCGACCGGATGCTCACCGCGATCAGCCAGAACCTCTCTGTCGATGACGAATTCACCAGCGATGAAATTCGGAGCCTTGCCATCGAAATGAGGAATCTGCACGCCGGCAACGTGACGTTCATGACTGCACCGACGAAAGGTTATGGTACGGAAGGCAGCCGGTCGGTGGTATACCTCGACAAGGCAAACCTATCGACACTTATGAGCGCCATCAGCTCTGACGATCTCCAGGAGTGGCTCCGGACACACGGCAAGAATGACGTGCTCGGCCGCGATGTCAGGTGAACATCGAGTCGCCCAAGTGGTCGATCCATGTGGAGTCGTCAGGTTCGCGGTTGGATTGAGTGCTGAAAGGTGCTGTGCGGACCAGCAGGATCGGCGCGCTTGCCCGTCGCGGGCCGGCTCATCCTGTTCCTACTGCGTGAGTGGGTGAATGGCCTTTGCAAGGCAGGACTCGATCGCCGCCCATCGGGGCCACCGCCGTTGCTGTCCGCGGTCGCTCCTGGACCATGCCGGCGAGGGGAGACAGGTGATCCAAACGGGTGCGCCTCGAGAGTCCTCAACCTGCCCGGCCCCTCCCCGCTGGCTAGTTGCCTCAGTTGGTCATGCGCGCCCAGCTCGACGGACTCCGCACAGTCATCGGCATGCTAGGTGTTGCGGCGCATGGAGTGATCACGGCACGCGACTAGGGGTTGATCTCGGGTGGGCACGTGGGAAGTTCACGATGGCCGCGTTGGTCGCTCGGCCCCCGACAAGTCGATGTCGACTTCCACCTCCACCTCGTCGCGAAGTTTCAGTGCACCGAGAAAGGCCGTGTAGGGCTTGATTCCGTATGCCGACTGCACTACCACAGCGGTGCCGTGGTACCGGTGTGGTGTCACCTCGCGCACGTGCAACTCGATGGGGGCTGAGGCGCCATGCAATGTCAGCGTTCCGGTGACCGTGGCGCCGCTGGCAATGGGGGTCACCTGGCTGGACTGGAAGGTTGCATGGGGATGGCGGTCTACCGCAAGGATCCGCCGGGCATTGCCGTGGATCTCGCCCCGGTCCTTGTCGGTCAATGGCTTGACGCCGCCAGTGCCCTCTCGAACCTGCAGCGACTCCAGATTGATCTGCGCGGTGACCGTCGCGTCGGCCGGCGTGTCGGCGGGCAAATCCAGCTGTGCTGACCAGTCGGTTACCTCGATCGTCAGGTCATGTCCTACCTTCGACGCGACGCCTTGACGGCCGGTACGCAGGATGAGATGTCCGTTGTCTGGTCCAAGCCGGACCTGGCCGGCCGAGGCTGCCATGCCTGTGAGGTTACGGAGTCGCCTGGTCGCCGCTCCACTGGTTCGGGGAATTGCGGACAGGCGCGTCAGTGGCCTCATGCTTTGACTGTGGCCACACGTAAGCGCACGGATGCAGCCAGACCCAGAATCTTGTCGACCCTCGGGAGCGTCCAGGACGGGCGTCGACGAGCCTCCGGGCGCGCCTTTCCCTTTGCACGGACGAGGTCGCCCTGGCCGCGGAGAGGCAGCCGCGGCCGGGGGGCACTGTGGATTAACGGTGTTTCCGGCTCCGACACGCTGAGCCGTGGGCTTGGCGGGGAAGGCGCCGTGATGACGGTGACACTGCAGGGCGTGACTGCGAAGAAGAAGGCGGAGGAGGGGCTGAGGCGGAGGCCGCGAGGGAGCTGGTGCGTCGGGCTCGGGAACAGGGCCTGTCGCTGACCGGGCCGGACGGGCTGTTGAAGCAGCTGACGAAGACGGTTCTGGAGACTGCTCTGAACGAGGAGCGTTGTATGCCAAGGGCCTGACCACCGGGGAGATCTCCGCACACTTCGCACAGATCTACGGCGCCTCGGTGAGCAAGGAGACGGTCAGCCGGATCACCGACAAGGTGGTCGAGGAGATGAACCAGTGGGCGGTGCGGCCGCTGGACGAGGTCGGCGCAACACCCAGCGCCGACGACCTGCTCGCCCGGGGATACAACCCCGACCGCGGCGCGCCGCAGATAGAGGCGCTGCGCGACGTCGAGCGGCGGGGCGAGCAGCTCGACCCGCACATGCGCATCGCGCTCGGGTACGCCACCACGGCGCAGGCCGCGCACGCCCGCATCACCGGTGCCGGCGCCGAGACCATCCGACGACGACCAGGAGACCACCGCATGAGCCCGACCCGCACCGGCGGCAACCTCGCCGATCTCAGTGAATCCCAGCTCGCCGACCTCGGTGGGTTGACCGACGCGCAGCTCGCTGCCCGCCACGCCGACGCCGCGCAGGCCGCTGCGGCAGCGCGTGAGGTCGAGGCCGAGCTGCAGCGCCGCGCCGAGCAGCGTGACGCCGAGCTGAAGGCGCTTGTGCGCCGCTACGACGAGGACCTGCTCGCTCGGTTCCGTGAGCTCGCCGACAGCCTGCAGGAGACCGAGCGCGAACACTCCGAGCAGGTCGACCGAGACGTCGCGGCCGGGGACATCGACGCCGCCGTAACGTCGCGGATCGCCCGCCGGGCGCAGCGGAACGCCCGCGCCTCTCTGCACCAGGCAGCGCAGGCCGCGCAGATGCGCACCGGCGACACCGGGCGGGCGATCCCGGAGCTGCGGTACACCGACGTCGACCTGCTCGCCCGACTGGAGGCGGCGGCCGAGAGAGCCCCTGCGGTGCTTGGCGCCGAGACCTTCGACCGGCTCGTCGGCGACCCCCCGACCTCGCTGCCCGACTGACCATGACCACCCTCGGGCGTGAACGTCACCGCCGCCGGGAGTAATCGGCCGACTGTGCCCGGCGTCGGAACGATGGCAGCGAGCGAGTCGTCAGGTCGTTCTCGCACAGACCTGCCAGCGCCAGGCGGGCGCACGTTACTGAGCAAGGGGACGTGCGCCCGCCAGCACCACCCCGACCCTCGACGACCGCAGGCAGCAGCGCGCACCGGCGACCACGCAGGCGAACCGCGAGGACGTCGACGAGCGCGACCACCGAGCACGACACGCGACGACTGGCTCGAGGACCTCCGAACGGTCGAACGCACGTAGGTTCGGTTAGGACCCTGGCGGAGCACCCCCGATCCGCTACGACGCAGGACCGTCGGAGAGAGCTCCCTTTGGGGCGGCTTGCCTACTCATCCCAACAAGGACGTGACCCATGTCTCTGACTGACTTCGGCACTCGGGGCGCGGCGTTCTGGCTGCACGCGACCGAGCAGTACGACCCCGAGCGGCACGAGCACGAGCTGCTCACACAGGTCTGCAGACTGCTCGACCTGCTCGACGACCTGCAGGCGCGTGTCGACGCCGACGGACCGGTCGTGACCACCTCACGCGACGACATCAAGACGCACCCGCGCTCGTCGAGCTGCGGCAGTCAGCCTCGCGTTCGGGCGGCTGCTCGCACAGCTTGAAATCGAGGGCGAGGGCGACGCACCGAGCGG
This is a stretch of genomic DNA from Actinopolymorpha sp. NPDC004070. It encodes these proteins:
- a CDS encoding LCP family protein codes for the protein MTTRRTKVDDTLRTTRHRHETSRRAHRSVSRRVGVGLLILLSTALFIVGGLALATLHNFQKFDRIQRFPALREIPEAERPKKPTGDSAADAVNVLIAGSDARTHGVRTTGEGKGDAWKRRRQRADTLMLLHITSDRKSVQVISFPRDSWVTIPGHGKNRLNAAYSFGGPQLYVRTMEHLTGLRIDHVAAIDWAGFMALTDALGGVEMSFKHDTRLTTGKQYAPGTHTLSGEEALAYVRERHHVPGGDFGRIDRQQNFLRTLMGKVLSSGTLTHPIMLDRMLTAISQNLSVDDEFTSDEIRSLAIEMRNLHAGNVTFMTAPTKGYGTEGSRSVVYLDKANLSTLMSAISSDDLQEWLRTHGKNDVLGRDVR
- a CDS encoding YceI family protein, whose protein sequence is MAASAGQVRLGPDNGHLILRTGRQGVASKVGHDLTIEVTDWSAQLDLPADTPADATVTAQINLESLQVREGTGGVKPLTDKDRGEIHGNARRILAVDRHPHATFQSSQVTPIASGATVTGTLTLHGASAPIELHVREVTPHRYHGTAVVVQSAYGIKPYTAFLGALKLRDEVEVEVDIDLSGAERPTRPS